The nucleotide sequence TCTGGCTTTTTTTTTATAATTTCGGACAAATACTAAAGCAATTCTAAATGAAACGAATTTCATACTTTTCCTTGTTTATAGTTACATTAATAATGTTTCTTACATCTTGTACAAATAATAAAAACGTAGAAGCTTCAATGCTTATCTATGGAGGCACTATTTACACAGTTAATAATGATCAAACTATAGTTGAAGCAGTAGCAGTAAAAGGAGATACTATTCTTTTTGCCGGTGCTTTAAAGGAAGCAGAAAAACTTAAAGGAGAAACTACTGAATTGATAGATTTAAAAGGGAAAACTATGACTCCTGGTCTTATTGAAGGGCATGGTCATTTTATGGGGCTAGGGTATAATGAAATTAGTTTAGACTTGTTGGGAACAACGAGTTATCAATCTATTATTGATGCTGTAGCAAAACGTGTTGAAACAGCAGAGCCGGGTGAATGGATTACAGGTCGTGGATGGCATCAAAGTAAATGGGATTCTTTACCTGAGAATTTGGTAAAAGGATTTCAAACTCATTTTAGATTGAGTGAGGTGTCGCCTGATAATCCAGTATATTTAAGTCATGCTAGTGGGCATGCAGGTTTTGCAAATGCAAAAGCTATGGAAGTTGCAGGTTTAACAGGATTGTATAAAGAAGGCTTAGGAGCTTATAAGATTGAAGGAGGAGAAGTCATTTTAGATGAGGGAGGGCGTCCAACAGGTGTTTTTAACGAGCGAGCGCAAACTTTGATAACAAGACATGTTCCAGATAGAACAGCAGAAACAGATAGACAAGCGTTTGATTTAGCCGTTAAAGCTTCCCATAGAAACGGGATTACAAGTTTTCATGATGCAGGTATTCCTAGGAGAACTATTGAATTTTACGATGAGATGCAGTCTAATGATAAAATGGATGTACGTATCTATGCTATGTTGACAGGGTGGGATAAAGAATTACTGAATGAATGGTATACTAAAGGCGCTAGAATTGATCCAGACCACAAATTTACGATTCGCTCCATAAAGTTGAACTGTGACGGAGCACTAGGTTCGAGGGGGGCATGGTTATTAGAACCCTATACAGATCGCCCAGATCATTTTGGACACGAAACTTTACCAATGGAGTTTGTGAGAGAGACGGCTTATAATGGATTGCAAAATGGATTTCAGGTTTGTGCGCATGCTATAGGAGATAGAGCTAATAGAGAAATTTTAGATCGCTATGAACTAGCAATGAATGCTCTTGGAGGTAAGGCTGAAGATCATAGATTTAGAATAGAACATGCACAGCACCTACATCCTGATGACATTCCACGTTTTGCAGAACTAGGTGTGATTCCTGCTATGCAGGCAGTTCACATGTCGTCTGACCGCCCTTGGGCAATTGATCGCCTTGGTGAGAAACGAATTAAAGAAGGAGCATATATGTGGCAAGATTTATTGCAGAGCGGTATACCGATTGTTAACGGTACTGATGTGCCTGTGGAACCTATTAATCCTATAGCGAGTTTTTATGCAAGTATTAGCCGTAAAACATTAAAAGGACTTCCAGAAGAAGGTTACGAACCAGAACAGAAAATGACTCGGACTCAAGCTTTAAGATCTTATACACTAGATGCAGCCTATGGTGCATTCGAAGAAGATATTAAAGGATCAATAGAGGTAGGGAAACTCGCTGATTTCACTATTTATAATCAAGATTTAATGACAGTTCCAGAAAATCAAGTGCTTGATACAAAAGTAGTGATGACTATTTTCGATGGTAAGGTTGTGTTTGAAGATAAATAAACTTAGAAAACTAAATAAAAAAGACCCTTGATTTTATCGTCAAGGGTCTTTTAATTTATATATAATACTATATTATATTACATCATTCCTGGCATTCCACCACCCATAGGAGGCATTCCACTAGCGCCTGCAGGAGCATCTTCTTTAATGTCTACTAAGGCACATTCTGTAGTTAAGATCATTCCAGCAACAGAAGCAGCATTTTCTAATGCAATACGTGTTACTTTTTTAGGATCTATAATACCAGCTTTTAGCATATTTACATAAGTTTCAGATTTTGCGTCATAACCAAAATCACCTTTCTCTTCAGAAACTTTATTAATAACCACAGAACCTTCTCCTCCAGCATTTTCAACAATAGTACGTAAAGGTGCTTCAATAGCACGAGCTACAATTTGTACACCAGTTACTTCGTCAAGGTTATCAGTAGTTATTTTTTCTAAAACAGATTTAGCTCTTACTAAAGCAACACCACCACCAGCAACAATACCTTCTTCAACAGCAGCTCGAGTAGCGTGTAAAGCGTCGTCTACACGATCTTTCTTTTCTTTCATCTCTACTTCAGAAGCAGCGCCAACATAAAGTACAGCAACACCACCAGCTAATTTAGCTAAGCGTTCCTGTAATTTTTCTTTATCGTAATCACTAGTTGTCGTTTCAATTTGTGCTTTAATTTGGTTTACTCTTGCTTTAATTTCTGTAGCTTTTCCAGAACCATTTACGATAGTAGTATTATCTTTATCGATAGTTACAGTTTCTGCAGTTCCTAACATTGTTAAATCTGCATTTTCTAAAGAAAACCCTCTTTCTTCAGAGATTACCACACCTCCAGTTAAGATAGAAATATCTTCTAACATTGCTTTACGTCTGTCTCCAAATCCTGGTGCTTTTACAGCAGCAATTTTAAGACCGCCACGTAATTTATTAACTACTAAAGTAGCTAAAGCTTGACCTTCAACATCTTCTGCAATTATTAAAAGAGGTCTTCCAGATTGTGCAACTGGTTCTAATATTGGAAGAATTTCTTGTAAATTAGAAATCTTTTTATCGAATAATAAAATGTATGGATTTTCTAAATCAGCGATCATTTTATCAGCATCTGTCACAAAATAAGGCGATAAATACCCTCTGTCAAATTGCATTCCTTCAACAACATCTACATAAGTGTCTGTTCCTTTTGCTTCCTCAACAGTAATAACACCTTCTTTACCTACTTTGCCAAATGCTTTTGCAATTAATTCACCAATAGTATTATCGTTGTTTGCTGAAATAGATGCTACTTGTTGAATTTTTTCTGAAGAATTTCCAACTTTCTTTGCTTGCTTCTCAAGATCTGTAGTAATTGCTTCGACAGCTTTATCTATACCACGCTTTAAATCCATTGGATTTGCACCTGCAGCAACATTTTTTAACCCTTCTTTTACAATTGCTTGTGCTAATACGGTTGCAGTTGTTGTACCATCTCCAGCTAGGTCATTGGTTTTTGAAGCAACTTCTTTTACCATTTGTGCCCCCATATCTTCAAGCTCATTTTCTAGCTCAACTTCTTTAGCGACAGTAACACCATCTTTTGTTACTTGAGGTGCTCCAAATGACTTGCTAATAATTACATTACGACCTTTAGGTCCTAAAGTTACTTTTACTGCATTTGCTAATGCATCTACACCACGTTTTAAACCGTCACGCGCTTCTACATCAAATTTTATATCTTTTGCCATTGTTAAAATTTTAATTTTAGCATTTCCATGAAATTGGAAATCTATTTGTTATAAATAATAATTTAGTTTTGATTAAAGAGATTCCTGTTTTCACAAGAATGTAATTATACGATAGCTAAGATATCGCTCTCACGCATAATTAAATAATCGTTACCTTCAAGTTTGAGCTCTGTTCCAGCATATTTGCCATATAAAACAGTATCTCCAACTTTTACAGTAATAGGATCATCTTTGGTACCGTTACCAACGGCAACTACATTTCCTTTTTGAGGTTTTTCTTTGGCATTATCTGGAATGATAATTCCTGAAGCTGTTGTAGTTTCAGCTTGAAGTGGCTCTATAAGAACACGATCTGCTAATGGTTTAATATTTAATCCCATTGTTTTTATTTTTTTGATTAATTAAATTATGTTTAACGCATTAGCGTTATTCTAAAATTGTGCCAATAGATTAATGCTGACAAAATTTCATTTCACTGTAATTTCTAGTTAATATTAATTACAAAAAATGCCAACTTTTACAGTCAGCATTTTTAATGTACTATTATAAATTAATAACTCTTCTAGTTATTAGTTTCTTAATTGTTTTCTGTTGTTGGAGGCGGAGGTGGTGTCGTTTCCGTACTTACTGGCTGTGATGTTGTCGCATTTTGATCTAAAGCTTTAGATTCTGATGTTCCGTTTGGGCCACCAATAGCAACATTAGATAATAAAATTAATGCTAATAATAAGGTAGCTAATGCCCAAGTACTTTTATCTAAAAAATCCCCTGTTTTTTTTACACCACCTAATTGTTGTCCACCACTACCACCAAATGATGATGATAATCCACCACCTTTAGGATTCTGTACCATTATTACTACAACTAGTAAAAATGCTACGATAATGATTAGACCTAAAAATATTGTAAACGTACTCATTATTATATAGTATTATGTTTTTGTAATTCTTTTACTGCTTGAATTTGGTCTGCAAAGAAACTACTTTTTTCTGGATATTTCAAACTTAAAATTTTATAAGACTGAATCGCTTTATCGTAATTTTTTTGCTCCACATAAATCCGCGCTAATGTTTCAGTCATCAGGGACTTAGGCTTCATCATTTGAGCTTTAGCAATGTTATGTGATTTCCCTTCTTTTTTTACAGGTTCAATCTTTGGGTTATTGGCAATAAACTTATCTATTAAGTCAAATTTGTTTGTCTTTTTGACTTCTGTAAGATCGTTTTTGATTTGCTTCTTTTTGTCTCTAATAATAGGTTTGAAGCTTGTTATTTTTAACCATTCGCCAAAAGAATGAGCTTCATTTTTATTAAAGTTTAAAGGTTTGCCAACTTCAAGAATTTCTTTTGGTGTTTTTGTTGTTTCTGTTGAGTCAGCTGTGAATGTATCTGTAGTAATATGCTTTGCTTTAAATAAAGAAGGGTTTAAAGTAGGCTCTGTATCTTTTATATACTGTTTTAGTGTATCGTCAATAATCACACTTTTGTTAATAGAAATATCTTCAACATCTTTAACTTCAATATCTTTTATGTGCTCTAAATTCTGTTTAATATATTCAGAAACTTTATTTTGAATAAACTCTTCAGAAGTAATAAAATCAAATAAAATACTTCTATCTGCAGTATGAGCAGCAGTTGTTTTTAATTCTTGATTATATTTGAAGCTATCTTCGTTTTTAAGCCCTTTTAAATAAATTGCTCTTACCGATTGAAAATAAGGAAACTCATTAATAATAGATTTGATCTCATTAGTTTGTTTGTCATCCAAAGTTTGCGGATGTTGTAGTAAATATGTGAGATCTGTAGTATTCATTTATTTAAACTTACCAATTTGCTAATGAAGCATTAAATATATCTTGAGTAATACGTTCAAAAATCTCTTCTTGAGCTGTAGTTCTTAAAGCAGGAGATAAATCTGCAGCACCTTCAAAATCAAAGAAAAAAGAAAATGGTTGTTCAAAATCTGCTTCAGGATCTTTTTTGTTAAAATAACGAACATTAACTCTAATAGTTAAACGATTTTGTGCAGCGGTATTATTTGCAGTAGCGGTAGTGGGAGATACTCTATAATCTATAATTTCACCTTCGTAAACTAAATCTCCATTAAATTTTACAAGCTCTAAACTTGTTTGATCTCTTAACAAATCTGTTAATGTATTAGTGAAATCTCGATCTATACCAGGTTCAATTAATTGCGAATTATTTTGAAAAAAATTAACTTGAAAACTATTCGTGCCTTCAGGAATAGATGCTCCTGTAAACGAATAGCTAATACAGCTTATTGATGTTAATGTAATAGCAATTATTAATATATATTTTAATAGTTTCATTTAGATGTTTTTATTTTAAAACGAAATTAAGTCAAAAGAGATTGTCTATTTAAACTTATAAATCAAATTGTTTAATTTTTCTATATAATGTGCGTTCGCTAATACCTAGCTCTGCTGCTGCTAATTTACGTTTTCCATGATGACGTTCTAGCGATTTTTTAATTAATTCTAATTCTTTGTCATGAAGCGAAAGTGTTTCTTCTTCTAAAACTTCTTCAGCAAAATGATATTTATCTTGAGAATCTTCAATTATCTCAACAGTTGGAGGGTTTTGTTGAGGAAGAGATAAAACCTCTAAATTTTCCTTATGATCAACATCATCCTCTCGGTATATTTTCTGAATTAAACTCTCATTATCTTTTTGAACATCTTTATTATTTCCCTCTTGCATAAGCTTCATGGTTAACTTTTTAAGATCATTTAAATCACTTTTCATATCAAACAGCACCTTGTATAAAATCTCACGCTCGTTACTAAAATCACTTTCAGATTTCGAGGTATTAATAACTGCTGGTAAATTTTGACCAACATCTGGTAAATAATGTCTTAATGTATCTATAGAAATGGCTCTATTTTGTTCTAATACAGAAATTTGCTCTGCTACATTACGCAATTGCCTAATATTACCACTCCAACGATATTTTAAAAGTAAACTAATAGCTTGTTCATTTAATCTAATGGTAGGCATTTTGTATTTTAGAGCAAAATCACTGGCAAATTTTCTAAACAATAAATGAATATCTTCTTTTCGTTTACGGAGAGCAGGTAGATGAATTTCTACTGTACTTAATCTGTAATATAAATCTTCTCTAAATTTTTCTTTTTGAATGGCTTCAAACATATTAACGTTTGTTGCTGCTACGATTCTAACATTTGTTTTTTGTACTTTACTGGAACCTACCTTTATAAATTCTCCATTTTCTAAAACACGA is from Flavobacteriaceae bacterium and encodes:
- a CDS encoding sigma-54-dependent Fis family transcriptional regulator — encoded protein: MESIQAIKQRFGIIGNDPSLNRAVEKSIQVAPTDISVLVTGESGVGKESIPKIIHQLSHRKHGKFIAVNCGAIPEGTIDSELFGHEKGAFTGATQTRNGYFEVADGGTIFLDEVGELPLTTQVRLLRVLENGEFIKVGSSKVQKTNVRIVAATNVNMFEAIQKEKFREDLYYRLSTVEIHLPALRKRKEDIHLLFRKFASDFALKYKMPTIRLNEQAISLLLKYRWSGNIRQLRNVAEQISVLEQNRAISIDTLRHYLPDVGQNLPAVINTSKSESDFSNEREILYKVLFDMKSDLNDLKKLTMKLMQEGNNKDVQKDNESLIQKIYREDDVDHKENLEVLSLPQQNPPTVEIIEDSQDKYHFAEEVLEEETLSLHDKELELIKKSLERHHGKRKLAAAELGISERTLYRKIKQFDL
- a CDS encoding co-chaperone GroES; translation: MGLNIKPLADRVLIEPLQAETTTASGIIIPDNAKEKPQKGNVVAVGNGTKDDPITVKVGDTVLYGKYAGTELKLEGNDYLIMRESDILAIV
- a CDS encoding amidohydrolase gives rise to the protein MLIYGGTIYTVNNDQTIVEAVAVKGDTILFAGALKEAEKLKGETTELIDLKGKTMTPGLIEGHGHFMGLGYNEISLDLLGTTSYQSIIDAVAKRVETAEPGEWITGRGWHQSKWDSLPENLVKGFQTHFRLSEVSPDNPVYLSHASGHAGFANAKAMEVAGLTGLYKEGLGAYKIEGGEVILDEGGRPTGVFNERAQTLITRHVPDRTAETDRQAFDLAVKASHRNGITSFHDAGIPRRTIEFYDEMQSNDKMDVRIYAMLTGWDKELLNEWYTKGARIDPDHKFTIRSIKLNCDGALGSRGAWLLEPYTDRPDHFGHETLPMEFVRETAYNGLQNGFQVCAHAIGDRANREILDRYELAMNALGGKAEDHRFRIEHAQHLHPDDIPRFAELGVIPAMQAVHMSSDRPWAIDRLGEKRIKEGAYMWQDLLQSGIPIVNGTDVPVEPINPIASFYASISRKTLKGLPEEGYEPEQKMTRTQALRSYTLDAAYGAFEEDIKGSIEVGKLADFTIYNQDLMTVPENQVLDTKVVMTIFDGKVVFEDK
- the groL gene encoding chaperonin GroEL, whose product is MAKDIKFDVEARDGLKRGVDALANAVKVTLGPKGRNVIISKSFGAPQVTKDGVTVAKEVELENELEDMGAQMVKEVASKTNDLAGDGTTTATVLAQAIVKEGLKNVAAGANPMDLKRGIDKAVEAITTDLEKQAKKVGNSSEKIQQVASISANNDNTIGELIAKAFGKVGKEGVITVEEAKGTDTYVDVVEGMQFDRGYLSPYFVTDADKMIADLENPYILLFDKKISNLQEILPILEPVAQSGRPLLIIAEDVEGQALATLVVNKLRGGLKIAAVKAPGFGDRRKAMLEDISILTGGVVISEERGFSLENADLTMLGTAETVTIDKDNTTIVNGSGKATEIKARVNQIKAQIETTTSDYDKEKLQERLAKLAGGVAVLYVGAASEVEMKEKKDRVDDALHATRAAVEEGIVAGGGVALVRAKSVLEKITTDNLDEVTGVQIVARAIEAPLRTIVENAGGEGSVVINKVSEEKGDFGYDAKSETYVNMLKAGIIDPKKVTRIALENAASVAGMILTTECALVDIKEDAPAGASGMPPMGGGMPGMM
- the secG gene encoding preprotein translocase subunit SecG, whose translation is MSTFTIFLGLIIIVAFLLVVVIMVQNPKGGGLSSSFGGSGGQQLGGVKKTGDFLDKSTWALATLLLALILLSNVAIGGPNGTSESKALDQNATTSQPVSTETTPPPPPTTENN